The proteins below come from a single Chryseobacterium sp. MA9 genomic window:
- a CDS encoding ACT domain-containing protein, with the protein MKNANEIKFLKNRSIIKFEGEDFLGEIGIDGRIFKALTLARISVGVISQQAVENGISILVQENDAEKAVACLIDEFEAERKSGKVSQIYSINNVSVIGFVAEDFNKVFAELARNNVFPLLLNQVAGENRVNIVVTSSQDEKTKNIIESEIFKKPKTVHLAIIGHGNVGKTLIEQVLESSEEIKRRKKIDLKVVAVANSKKIAFNKKGFDANWSDEVLTAEHPSSVQELINFSNENQLENLIVVDNTASKDFVKNYHALAENGFDLVSSNKIFNTLPIEEYRKLRYTLNKNNRRYLYETNVGAGLPLIDTIKLLHLSGENITRIKGVFSGTLSYVFNNFSLREDKFSTIINEALEKGYTEPDPREDLSGNDVARKLLILARELDLINEFGDIKIQNLVPESLLEVSKSEFLSRLEELDEEYQKIKENQEPGHVLRYVGDLHGDLQKDKGELDVKLISVPATSALGQLKGSDSIFEIYTESYGENPIVIMGAGAGAQVTARGVFGDILRVSETK; encoded by the coding sequence ATGAAAAATGCTAACGAAATAAAATTTTTGAAGAACAGATCAATCATCAAATTTGAAGGAGAAGATTTCCTGGGAGAAATCGGAATTGACGGACGAATTTTTAAAGCGCTTACTTTAGCGCGCATCAGTGTAGGAGTAATTTCCCAGCAAGCCGTAGAGAACGGAATTTCTATCCTGGTTCAGGAAAATGATGCAGAAAAAGCAGTAGCATGTCTTATTGATGAATTTGAAGCAGAAAGAAAATCAGGAAAAGTTTCCCAGATTTACAGTATCAATAATGTTTCTGTTATCGGTTTTGTAGCAGAAGATTTCAATAAAGTCTTTGCTGAACTGGCAAGAAACAATGTTTTCCCATTGCTTTTGAATCAGGTGGCAGGAGAAAACAGAGTCAACATCGTAGTAACTTCTTCACAGGATGAAAAAACAAAAAACATCATAGAATCTGAAATTTTCAAAAAGCCAAAGACCGTTCATCTGGCGATCATCGGACACGGAAATGTAGGAAAAACCCTGATAGAGCAGGTACTAGAATCTTCTGAAGAGATTAAAAGACGTAAGAAAATAGATCTTAAAGTAGTGGCAGTAGCCAATTCAAAGAAAATAGCTTTCAACAAAAAAGGATTTGATGCGAATTGGAGTGATGAGGTTTTGACAGCAGAACATCCTTCAAGTGTTCAGGAGCTAATTAATTTCTCAAATGAAAATCAACTAGAGAACCTTATCGTTGTAGATAACACGGCAAGTAAGGATTTTGTGAAAAACTATCATGCGTTGGCAGAAAACGGATTCGATCTGGTTTCTTCAAACAAGATTTTTAATACCCTTCCGATTGAAGAATACAGAAAACTAAGATATACGTTGAATAAAAACAACAGACGTTATTTGTATGAAACCAATGTGGGAGCAGGTTTACCATTAATTGACACCATCAAATTATTACACCTTTCAGGAGAAAATATCACAAGAATCAAAGGAGTATTTTCCGGAACATTGAGCTACGTTTTCAATAATTTTTCTTTGAGAGAGGATAAATTCTCAACCATCATCAACGAAGCATTAGAAAAAGGATACACAGAACCTGATCCAAGAGAAGATTTATCAGGTAATGATGTAGCAAGAAAACTATTGATTCTGGCGAGAGAATTAGACTTAATCAATGAATTCGGAGATATAAAGATTCAAAATCTGGTGCCGGAAAGTCTGCTCGAGGTTTCAAAATCAGAATTCCTTTCCAGACTTGAAGAATTGGACGAAGAGTATCAGAAAATAAAAGAAAATCAGGAACCTGGGCATGTATTGAGATATGTAGGTGATTTGCATGGTGATCTGCAGAAAGATAAAGGTGAATTAGATGTAAAACTGATTTCTGTTCCGGCAACTTCAGCTTTAGGCCAATTAAAAGGTTCTGATTCAATCTTTGAGATTTACACAGAAAGCTATGGTGAAAATCCTATCGTTATCATGGGAGCCGGAGCCGGAGCACAGGTAACAGCCAGAGGAGTATTCGGAGATATTTTAAGAGTAAGTGAAACGAAATAA
- a CDS encoding O-succinylhomoserine sulfhydrylase produces the protein MENFETSAIRTQTERTQFDEHSTPLYLTSSFIFQDAEDMRASFAEEKPKNLYSRFSNPNVTEFTDKIAKMEGAEAGYAFATGMAAIYSTFAALLNAGDHIVSCQSVFGSTHTLFTKYFPKWNIETSYFKAGDAENVEQYIKPNTKILYLETPTNPAIEILDLEFFGQIAKKHNLIFIVDNCFATPYLQQPIKYGADIVVHSATKLIDGQGRVLGGIAVGKEDLIREIYLFARNTGPALSPFNAWVLSKSLETLAIRVEKHCENALKVAEFLESHPNVELVKYPFLKSHPSYEVAKKQMKLGGNIVAFEIKGGIEGGRNFLDKIQMCSLSANLGDTRTIVTHPASTTHSKLSDEERNEVGITAGLVRCSVGLENVDDIIADLKQALD, from the coding sequence ATGGAAAATTTTGAAACATCAGCAATAAGAACCCAGACTGAAAGAACCCAGTTTGATGAGCATTCTACACCATTATATCTTACCTCCAGTTTTATATTTCAGGATGCGGAAGACATGAGAGCAAGCTTTGCAGAAGAAAAACCAAAAAATTTATACAGCCGCTTCTCTAATCCAAACGTAACAGAATTTACAGATAAGATTGCTAAGATGGAAGGTGCGGAAGCAGGATATGCCTTTGCTACAGGAATGGCTGCTATTTATTCTACATTTGCTGCTTTATTGAATGCTGGAGACCATATCGTAAGCTGCCAGTCAGTTTTCGGATCTACACATACTTTATTTACTAAGTATTTCCCGAAATGGAATATTGAAACTTCTTACTTCAAAGCAGGAGATGCAGAAAATGTAGAACAGTACATCAAGCCCAATACAAAGATCTTATATCTTGAAACTCCTACCAATCCGGCTATTGAAATTCTGGATCTTGAATTCTTCGGACAGATCGCGAAAAAACATAATCTTATCTTTATTGTAGATAACTGTTTTGCAACACCTTATCTTCAGCAGCCAATCAAATACGGTGCAGATATTGTTGTACACTCAGCAACAAAACTGATTGATGGCCAGGGAAGAGTGCTAGGAGGAATAGCAGTAGGAAAAGAAGACTTAATCAGAGAAATTTATCTTTTCGCAAGAAATACAGGACCTGCATTATCTCCTTTTAATGCCTGGGTATTATCAAAAAGCCTTGAAACATTGGCTATCCGTGTAGAAAAACACTGTGAGAATGCATTGAAAGTAGCTGAGTTCTTAGAAAGCCATCCCAACGTGGAATTAGTAAAATACCCTTTCCTGAAATCCCATCCAAGTTATGAAGTAGCCAAAAAACAGATGAAGCTTGGAGGAAATATCGTAGCATTTGAAATAAAAGGAGGAATAGAAGGAGGAAGAAACTTTTTAGACAAGATACAAATGTGTTCGCTGTCTGCTAACTTAGGTGATACAAGAACGATCGTTACTCACCCGGCATCCACTACACACTCCAAACTGTCAGATGAAGAAAGAAATGAAGTAGGTATTACCGCAGGATTGGTTCGCTGTTCAGTAGGTTTGGAAAATGTAGATGATATTATTGCAGATCTTAAGCAGGCTTTGGATTAA
- a CDS encoding homocysteine S-methyltransferase family protein, whose protein sequence is MKNSEKLYKALSERILILDGAMGTMLQRYKFEEEDYRGERFKDWEHPVKGNNDLLSLTQPQAIEEVHKKYLEAGADIIETNTFSGTTIAMADYHMEDLVYDLNYESAKIARKACDEYTAKNPDKPRFVAGSIGPTNRTASLSPDVNDPGYRAITFEELRVAYKQQCEALLDGGSDILLVETIFDTLNAKAALFAIDELQDERGIKIPIMVSGTITDASGRTLSGQTAEAFLISVSHLNLLSVGFNCALGADQLTPYLETLAHNSEFYVSAYPNAGLPNAFGKYDETPEDMARQIKEYVEKGLINIIGGCCGTTPEHIKAIAELVEKYEPRKLKKFV, encoded by the coding sequence ATGAAAAATTCAGAAAAATTATATAAAGCTTTATCCGAAAGAATTTTAATTCTTGACGGAGCCATGGGAACAATGCTTCAGAGATATAAATTCGAAGAAGAAGATTACCGCGGAGAGCGTTTCAAAGACTGGGAACATCCGGTAAAAGGAAACAATGATCTGCTTTCTCTGACTCAGCCTCAGGCGATTGAAGAAGTTCACAAGAAGTATCTGGAAGCAGGAGCAGACATCATTGAAACCAATACGTTTTCAGGAACTACAATCGCAATGGCAGATTATCATATGGAAGACCTTGTATATGACCTGAATTACGAGTCAGCAAAAATTGCAAGAAAAGCCTGTGATGAGTACACTGCGAAAAATCCGGATAAACCGAGATTTGTAGCCGGATCTATCGGGCCCACGAACAGAACGGCAAGTTTAAGTCCTGATGTGAATGATCCCGGATACAGAGCCATCACTTTTGAAGAATTGAGAGTAGCTTATAAACAACAATGTGAAGCACTGCTTGACGGAGGTTCAGATATCCTTTTGGTAGAAACCATCTTTGATACTTTGAACGCAAAAGCTGCTTTATTCGCCATTGATGAGCTGCAGGATGAAAGAGGAATAAAAATCCCAATCATGGTGTCAGGAACCATTACGGATGCTTCCGGAAGAACATTGAGCGGACAGACAGCAGAAGCTTTCCTGATTTCAGTTTCCCACCTGAATTTATTAAGCGTAGGTTTCAACTGTGCATTGGGAGCAGATCAGCTGACTCCTTATCTTGAAACACTGGCTCATAATTCAGAATTCTACGTTTCAGCTTATCCGAATGCAGGTTTACCGAATGCTTTCGGAAAATATGATGAAACTCCTGAAGATATGGCAAGACAGATCAAAGAATATGTGGAAAAAGGACTGATCAATATTATCGGAGGATGCTGTGGTACAACTCCTGAACATATTAAAGCGATTGCTGAGCTGGTAGAGAAATATGAGCCAAGAAAATTGAAGAAATTTGTGTGA
- a CDS encoding fatty acid desaturase — MEKPIYLKNSEDVRLFNELRKKVNQRVETISENRDIYIQIKAVILPLVYIGLYFLALVNAEKHWIYILSFVLMGISLVLIYLNLIHEAAHNNIYKSKRLNGLVLHIFDFIGANSYIWKKRHIASHHAYPNVDGWDTDIEQSGLLLIVPWIKAKGVQKYQDKFFFLVYPLYLFNWMFIRDFRDFFDKERVILKTQGKIPVIEKVKMISYKLFYFFYQIVVPVVFFKVSIGLALGAWFLQVISASIFALFVLLPLHPLPDNAFPKLNKEKGLPFSWLRHQFEVTNDLKENNWLVRNVLGNFNFHVAHHLFPNYSYMYYNEITEEIEEFAKEHGLAYKRFPLITALSKHRDLLKQNANNAYYILEE, encoded by the coding sequence ATGGAAAAGCCAATTTATTTAAAAAATTCGGAGGATGTCAGATTATTTAATGAGCTGAGAAAGAAAGTGAACCAAAGAGTAGAAACCATTTCTGAGAACAGAGATATCTACATTCAGATCAAAGCGGTTATTCTGCCGCTGGTCTATATTGGTTTATATTTTTTGGCTCTTGTGAATGCCGAAAAACATTGGATCTATATTCTGAGTTTTGTTTTAATGGGAATTTCTTTGGTTTTAATTTATTTAAACTTAATCCACGAAGCAGCTCATAACAATATCTATAAAAGTAAAAGACTGAACGGGCTGGTTCTTCACATTTTTGATTTTATAGGAGCCAATTCCTATATCTGGAAAAAAAGACATATCGCAAGCCATCATGCTTACCCGAATGTAGACGGATGGGACACAGATATCGAACAGAGCGGATTGCTTTTAATTGTACCATGGATCAAAGCGAAAGGAGTACAGAAGTATCAGGATAAGTTCTTCTTTTTAGTATATCCGTTGTATTTGTTCAATTGGATGTTTATAAGAGACTTCAGAGACTTCTTTGATAAGGAAAGAGTGATTTTGAAAACCCAGGGGAAAATACCCGTTATTGAAAAAGTGAAAATGATAAGTTATAAGCTGTTCTATTTCTTTTATCAGATTGTGGTTCCTGTGGTGTTCTTTAAAGTATCAATAGGATTGGCTTTAGGAGCGTGGTTTTTACAGGTAATTTCAGCAAGTATTTTTGCATTGTTTGTTTTACTGCCTTTGCATCCGCTTCCTGATAATGCCTTTCCGAAATTAAATAAAGAAAAAGGTCTTCCATTCAGCTGGCTTCGTCATCAGTTTGAAGTGACCAATGATTTAAAAGAAAATAACTGGTTAGTAAGAAATGTGTTGGGAAATTTCAATTTTCATGTAGCCCATCATTTGTTTCCCAATTACAGTTATATGTATTACAATGAGATCACAGAGGAAATTGAGGAATTTGCTAAAGAACATGGTTTAGCTTACAAAAGATTTCCGTTGATTACAGCTTTAAGCAAGCATAGGGATTTATTGAAGCAGAATGCCAATAATGCCTACTATATTTTAGAAGAATAA